One Mycolicibacterium crocinum DNA window includes the following coding sequences:
- a CDS encoding mammalian cell entry protein produces MSPRRKVEADDKELFRLPDRQPRRWVLPLVASLAAVLIIAAITTSTLLLVKRETQRHDAVRDVAVLSFVRGFVTHYTSIDPFHANDYADKVLAQGTGQFAKLYQDKMNEVVIQVARAEPTTGTVQAVGIERWNRDGSADVVAAATTKTRMPDGKTVESGSRWVVTVTQEGGAGGPWKISNLLQVI; encoded by the coding sequence ATGAGTCCGCGCCGCAAGGTCGAAGCCGATGATAAGGAGCTGTTCCGGCTGCCCGATCGGCAGCCGCGGCGTTGGGTCCTGCCGCTGGTGGCGAGCTTGGCGGCCGTGCTGATCATCGCCGCGATCACGACCAGCACGCTGCTGTTGGTGAAACGCGAAACCCAGCGACACGACGCGGTCCGAGATGTGGCCGTGCTGAGCTTCGTTCGCGGTTTCGTCACGCACTACACCTCGATCGACCCGTTCCACGCCAACGACTACGCCGACAAGGTGCTGGCCCAGGGCACCGGTCAGTTCGCAAAGCTGTACCAGGACAAGATGAATGAGGTCGTCATCCAGGTGGCCCGGGCGGAGCCGACGACGGGGACGGTGCAGGCCGTGGGCATCGAACGCTGGAACCGCGACGGCAGCGCCGATGTGGTGGCGGCCGCCACGACGAAAACCCGTATGCCCGATGGCAAGACCGTGGAAAGCGGCAGCCGCTGGGTGGTCACCGTAACCCAAGAAGGAGGTGCAGGAGGTCCGTGGAAGATCAGCAACCTGCTGCAGGTGATCTGA
- a CDS encoding Mce protein, producing the protein MEDQQPAAGDLTDAAPEDTTEDTAAEAETSADADAAAETPKRPNWLRRNKTALAIGTSAALFVAAGAFAGATVQPYLVDQATVDTKLVIARTAAEAITTLWTYTPEDMDKLPDRSAKYLSGDFEDQYRKYVDAIVPTNKQAKVTNSTEVVGAAVESLNGPDATAIVYTNTTSKSPLTKDIPATKYLSYRVQLVRDGSHWLVTKMTTVTSLDLTPKL; encoded by the coding sequence GTGGAAGATCAGCAACCTGCTGCAGGTGATCTGACCGACGCCGCACCGGAGGACACCACCGAGGACACGGCCGCCGAGGCCGAGACTTCGGCTGACGCCGACGCTGCAGCCGAGACTCCGAAGCGACCGAATTGGTTGCGCCGCAACAAGACTGCGCTGGCGATCGGCACGTCCGCGGCTCTATTCGTCGCGGCGGGCGCCTTCGCGGGTGCGACCGTTCAGCCCTACCTGGTGGACCAGGCGACCGTCGACACCAAGCTGGTGATCGCGCGCACCGCGGCCGAGGCGATCACGACGCTGTGGACCTACACACCAGAAGACATGGACAAGCTGCCGGATCGGTCGGCGAAGTACCTGTCCGGGGATTTCGAGGACCAGTACCGCAAGTACGTCGACGCGATCGTGCCGACCAACAAGCAGGCCAAGGTCACGAACAGCACCGAGGTGGTCGGCGCGGCCGTCGAGTCGCTGAACGGCCCGGATGCCACCGCGATCGTCTACACCAACACCACCTCGAAGAGCCCGCTCACCAAGGACATCCCGGCGACGAAGTATCTGTCGTACCGCGTGCAGCTGGTCCGCGACGGGTCGCACTGGCTGGTCACCAAGATGACCACGGTGACCTCACTGGACCTAACGCCCAAGCTGTAG
- a CDS encoding YoaK family protein, with amino-acid sequence MAVASPVSERSTVVALLLLTFATGLVDAISVLVLGHVFVANMTGNVIFLGFWFAPHSGVDMTAAVIAFVFFLSGTVIGGRFARHLDHEVAVRVWLTAALGAEVVLLAVLAVLAGAGVLQYHDNGKLILIAGLAVAFGFQNAAARQFGIQELSTTVLTTTLVGIGFDSRLAGGTGQREKLRYSVVLTMCAGATVGATMSRFMVAPVIALAAVVVAASLAVFRYGPQPVTAPEPGN; translated from the coding sequence ATGGCCGTCGCCTCGCCCGTCTCGGAACGCTCCACCGTCGTCGCGCTGCTGCTGCTGACGTTCGCCACCGGTCTGGTCGACGCGATCAGCGTGCTGGTGCTCGGGCACGTGTTCGTCGCGAACATGACCGGCAACGTGATCTTCCTGGGCTTCTGGTTCGCGCCGCACTCGGGGGTGGACATGACCGCCGCGGTGATCGCGTTCGTCTTCTTCCTCTCCGGCACGGTGATCGGCGGACGGTTCGCCCGTCACCTCGACCACGAGGTGGCGGTTCGGGTGTGGCTGACCGCCGCGCTTGGTGCCGAGGTGGTGCTGCTGGCGGTGTTGGCCGTGCTCGCCGGTGCCGGTGTCCTGCAGTACCACGACAACGGCAAGCTGATCCTGATCGCCGGTCTGGCGGTGGCGTTCGGCTTTCAGAACGCCGCGGCCCGCCAGTTCGGGATCCAGGAACTCAGCACCACCGTGCTCACGACGACGCTGGTGGGGATCGGCTTCGACAGCCGGCTCGCGGGTGGCACCGGGCAGCGGGAAAAGCTGCGCTACAGCGTCGTTCTGACGATGTGTGCCGGAGCCACCGTCGGTGCGACGATGTCGCGCTTCATGGTCGCTCCCGTCATCGCTTTGGCGGCGGTCGTGGTGGCCGCCAGCCTGGCCGTCTTCCGGTACGGTCCGCAACCCGTGACGGCACCGGAGCCTGGAAACTAG